CCCCGTCCTTCCCAGCCCCGGCCAATTTTAAAAACACGGACCTTCCCCTCACCACCCCAccttcccctcttttctttttaagcgTGAAACAGCCCAGGCCAGGGCCTCACTGGGGCAGGGACACCCCGGGATGAGTTTCTCTGGGGCTTTATTTTCGTTTTGtcggttgttttttgttttctcctccaCGCTGGGGCTGCGGAGGGGTGGGGGATTTACAGTCCCGCCCCCTCGCACTGCACTGTCTTTCTGCCCCAGGGGCagaggggtcttcccaaccctaCCCTTATTTTCGGTGATTTTTGTGTgagaatattaatattaaaaataaaatcagaaaaaaaaaatcctgtttcgGTAACGTGCTAGTGGTAGCAAGGAgagccctgggaggagggcagtgaGACCTTGATTGATGGGGAGGGACTGCGCAGACCCCGGCTAGGGGAGCCCCTCCCCGGAGGCGCCTGTGGAATGTCCAGAGCTCCGGTCTCTCCTTGGTATGGGGGGGTGCCTAATCCTGGAGTCGCATTCCAGGAtaagggggggtggggtggggagaggctgggccgggggaggggcaggaaagAGGGCTATAAGGGCCGCGGCCCAGGCGGGAGGGAGCCAGGCGGGCCATGGCGGATGTCCCCGGGGCGCAGCGACCGGTTCCCGGCGGCGGCCCAGAGCCCCgggaccccctggactgctgGGCCTGTGCTGTGCTGGTCACGGCCCAGAATCTCCTGGTGGCCGCCTTCAACCTTCTCCTGCTGGCGCTGGTGCTGGGGACCATCCTGCTGCCCGCTGTCACCATGCTAGGCTTTGGCTTTCTCTGCCACTCCCAGGTAAGCATGAGCCCGCGTTGTCGGGGAAGGGTGGCGGTGGGGTCTGTGGGCCGCAACGTCGCCGGGCCCGGGCTGTTTGGCTTGGGCCTCACGCTGCTTCTCCTACAGTTCCTTCGCTCCCAGGCACCCCCTTGCACCGCGCACCTGCGGGACCCGGGCTTCACAGCCCTGCTGGTCACCGGATTCCTGCTCCTCGTGCCGCTGCTCGTGCTTGCCCTGGCCAGCTACCGCCGCCTCTGCCTGCGCCTCCGCCTGGCCGATTGCCTCGTGCCTTACAGCCGAGCCCTCTACCGGCGCCGGCGCAACCCGCAGCCGCGGCCAGCCCGGTCCTCACCAGGGCCCCAGGTTGCTCCAACCTCAGGAAAGGTCTGGGTCTGAGGACCCTCGAGTCAAGAACAACCCTGAGGACTGCCCTCCCTCCCGGTCGGCCCAAGGACTTGAAGCTTACCCTGCCCTCACTCGTGCCTAAACCGTGTCCAGCATCCCCTTAAGCAACTGAACATCTGTGGACCCAATTCTGGTGAAAATCCGCCACACCCTGAAAACCCACTTTCGTCTCACTACCCATATCTGAATCCTGAACATCTGGGCTGGACCCTGCATCCCCGCAGCCCCCTGTGAATAGACCTCACTGGTGCGCTGGTGCTCTCCTTTTCCGGTGCTGCTCCTAGTATTTACggactggggggcggggggaggggtggcGAGGTTGGAGGGGAAGGAGTCATCCATCACACATCAATAAAGAATTATGAACTGAACGCAGTCCTGGGATCCTGTGAACAGAGGGACGGCACAAAGACTATCATTCCTGAAACGTGCCCAGGAGCAGGAAACAGCAAacgggtggggggcgggggtagcTTTAGTTCGCAGGCCCAAGCATCCTTGAGTCTCCTGGCCTTCCCTTATCGCATTAGCCCGCTCTTCCTGGCCAGACCCCAGAGCTCTGTCCCTGACCCCAAAGGCACCTTCTCACCAATGGAGTGAAGGGGGCCCGGCCTCTGTCGCCTGCCCTGCTCCCCTTGGGGACCCAAGTCTTTTCTCTGACCCCAGCTTAAGAGGAACTCGGTGTTGCCAGGCCGGAGAGGGAAACAATGGGCCTTCCGGAGCAGGATGACACCCGCCTCCTGCCACAATTCTGGAGCAGCTGCGTGGGAGGGAAGACAGAGGGGCCCATCCTAGGGCCTGTGGATCTGAGGTTCAGCCTGTTGCCCATCCTGACCTCGAATGTGAGAGAACCTTTGGCAGTTCTGGACATCCAGGTTGTGGAAGGAGGGCTGAGTGCTCCCGACCTCATATAAGCTTGCTCTAGGAATGGGATGTGCAATCCCTGCCCCAGCATcccagctacacacacacacacaggttacgGTCAGTTACAGGTTTAATGAGGACTGAAAGGCATGTTCGACAGGGCTCAGAGATAGGGAGGCCCCGCCAGGCTCTCTCTTTGCACCTCAATAGAAACGATGTGGTGTCCAGGTACCATGGCCAGACCCAAGACACGGGGTTCCCCGGCAGAGAAGGAATCTGGAAAGAAGAGAGAGCATTAGGGAGGCAGGACAGGGTCGGCCACGCCCCCTCTGAGCCACAACTTCTAGCCCCAGAAAATAGGGTGTGCAGCCAGGcactttaggggaaatgcctCGCGTGAGGCTCCGCCGCATTCCCCGGTGGGTGTGCATTCCCTGAGCACTAACCCGACGGCTTGAGGAACTCCTGCGCCGAGCCCAGGATAACGTTGCAGTCACGGTCGGTGCAGAGGAAGCAACCGACCAGGGTCCGTCCATCTGTCATGCGAATGCGCATAGTCTTGTTGAGCAGCGCCTCCAGCTGCTGCCTAGCGCGCGCAGCCGGCGAGTCCTCCTCGCGCTCCCCGTCAGAGTCCTGTGCAGGGCGGGACATGCGCTCAGACCGCGCCGCCCAGCTGCAGCCTGTCTGCGGAACCACAGTTCCCGACAGCCTACAGGGCGCTCACACGAAGCCCAGAGGCTGCCGGGCCTGCAGTTCCCCTTCCGTTCCCCCATCTTGCTCCCCGACAGCCCCTCAATCCCAGAACCCGAGCTAACCCCGGCGCTGGAGCTGCTTTGACGCCGGCTGCAACAGCCATTTTCCTCTCGTAGCAGCATCGTTGGTCCAGCTCCGGCCATTTGTTCCCAGGCCTCCTCCAAGTCGTCAACTTCCTAAGAACCTTTGAGTCCGGTGGTCTGAGATATCGCGAGCGCTCCCGACCTATTTTTTTTTCGCGAGATCACCTCTCCAGTTCTTCGTCCCTTCGGCAACTGCAGAGATCTCGCGAGCTTCTCCTACACCAATGCTGCGGCTCAAGGAGGCCAATTACGCCAGACGTATTAAGATATCGCGAGAATTTTTCAACTATCTAGCTTCTTACCGGTCTCACTGGAATTTAGCGACAATTTCATAATTACACTCCTCCCCTtcgttttttttcccctctgcctcGCGAGATAGTCTGTCCTAAAGAGTCCCTGTAGCCCAGACCACTGAATAAATCAAAACGGAGTGTGTTCTCTTTCCTCGGACATCCTGAGGACACAACTACTTGAACGCCGGGATCGGACTACGTTTCCCATGAGTACCCGCAGCCCACGCCCCTCTTTGCTTGTACAGCGTTTAATCTCAGAGGACGGTGGCCGGAAAGGAATAATGGTTTCCATGTCAGCGGATAAACGCACTCGCCTTAGCTACCGGACGAGGGAGGATGCAGTAGTGCGTGCGCGCTGAAAAGCAAGGAAGCAACTAAAGTCAGTGAGCAATAGAGCAAGAGCTATGCCAAGCCGGGGCCTAGTGGCCGGGCCAAACTTTGAGTATTTTCAACGTCGCTATTTCACGCCGGCCGAGGTGGCCCAACATAACCAGCCGGAAGACCTCTGGGTGTCTTACCTGGGAAACGTGTACAACCTAACCCCGTTGGCACAGGAGTACAAGGGTAAGGGCCACACTTTGGGCCAGCGTCGGGGGTGTGCTCGGGGGTGTTTGGTTCTTGGATGGCTAGC
The DNA window shown above is from Bos javanicus breed banteng chromosome 19, ARS-OSU_banteng_1.0, whole genome shotgun sequence and carries:
- the NAA38 gene encoding N-alpha-acetyltransferase 38, NatC auxiliary subunit, with the translated sequence MAGAGPTMLLREENGCCSRRQSSSSAGDSDGEREEDSPAARARQQLEALLNKTMRIRMTDGRTLVGCFLCTDRDCNVILGSAQEFLKPSDSFSAGEPRVLGLAMVPGHHIVSIEVQRESLAGPPYL
- the TMEM88 gene encoding transmembrane protein 88 — encoded protein: MADVPGAQRPVPGGGPEPRDPLDCWACAVLVTAQNLLVAAFNLLLLALVLGTILLPAVTMLGFGFLCHSQFLRSQAPPCTAHLRDPGFTALLVTGFLLLVPLLVLALASYRRLCLRLRLADCLVPYSRALYRRRRNPQPRPARSSPGPQVAPTSGKVWV